The Couchioplanes caeruleus sequence CCCGGGGGCACACCGACGGCGGACACCGCGAGTGTCCGTTGGACGCCCATGATCGCGGCGGCGATAGTGGCGTCATGATCTACGCCGCCGCATCGGACCGATACACCAGTGGAATGCAGTACCGCCGCACCGGGAGCTCCGGGCTCGACCTGCCCGTGCTCTCGCTCGGTTTCTGGCACAACTTCGGCGACGACAAGCCGTTCGAGCAGAAGCGGGCCATCACCCGGCGCGCCTTCGACCTCGGCGTCACGCACTTCGACCTCGCCAACAACTACGGGCCGCCGTACGGCGCCGCCGAGGTGAGCTTCGGCCAGTTGATGCGCGAGGACCTGCGGCCGTACCGGGACGAGATCGTGGTCTCGACGAAGGCCGGCTGGGACATGTGGCCGGGCCCGTACGGCCGGGGCGGCGGCGGGCGCAAGTACGTGCTCGCCAGCCTCGACCAGTCGCTGAGCCGGATGGGCCTCGACTACGTCGACATCTTCTACTCGCACCGCTACGACCCCACGACCCCGCTGGAGGAGACCGCCTCGGCGCTGGACGCCGCCGTCCGCGCGGGCAAGGCCCTCTACGTGGGCATCTCCTCCTACGACGCCGAGCACACCCGCCGGATGGCGGCATTGCTGCGCGAGCTCGGCACGCCGCTGCTGATCCACCAGCCGTCGTACTCGATGTTGAACCGCTGGATCGAGACCGAGGGCCTGCTCGACGCGGCCGCCGAGGTGGGCGCCGGGGTCATCGGCTTCACCGCGCTGGCCCAGGGACTCCTCACCGGCAGATATCTGCACGGCATCCCGGAGGGTTCGCGCGCCACCCAGGGCAAGTCGCTGGACCCGGGTTCGATCGACGAGGCGCTGCTCTCGCGGCTGCGCGCGCTCGACGAGGTCGCCCAGGCCCGCGGGCAGAACCTGGCCCAACTCGCGCTGGCCTGGGCGCTGCGCGATCCGCGCGTCACCTCGCTGGTGATCGGCGCCAGCAGCGTGCGGCAGCTCGAGCAGAACGTGGCGGCGCTCGGCAACCTCGCCTTCACCGACGACGAGCTGGCCCTGATCGACAAGATCCTCGACGCCGACCTCTCCTCGGTGGACCTCTGGGCAGGCGCACGCCAGGGCAAGGTCACGTGACAGTAAGCACTCAAGTGAGACGGTTCTGTCTCATCTGAGCTACATTCGTCTCATGAAGGAACGAGACGACATCCTGCGGGCGGCGGCCGAGTTCCTGGGCCGCCGCCCGAACGCGACCCAGGACGAGATCGCCAAGGCCGCCGGGGTGAGCCGGGCGACCCTGCACCGGCACTTCGCCGGGCGGGCCGCGCTGTTCGCGGCCCTCGAGCAGCTCGCCGTGGAGCAGATGCGGCAGGCGCTGCACACGGCCCGGCTCGCGGAGGGCCCGGCCGCCGACGCCCTGGGCCGCCTCGTGGCCGCCAGTCAGGCCGCGTCCGCCTACCTGGCGCTGATGTACAGCCAGAGCCAGGAATACGACCCCGAGCACCCGCACGAGGCCTGGGCCGAGATCGACGAGCAGATCGCCGCGCTCTTCCGGCGCGGGCAGGAGGCCGGCGAGTTCCGGCT is a genomic window containing:
- the mgrA gene encoding L-glyceraldehyde 3-phosphate reductase, which translates into the protein MIYAAASDRYTSGMQYRRTGSSGLDLPVLSLGFWHNFGDDKPFEQKRAITRRAFDLGVTHFDLANNYGPPYGAAEVSFGQLMREDLRPYRDEIVVSTKAGWDMWPGPYGRGGGGRKYVLASLDQSLSRMGLDYVDIFYSHRYDPTTPLEETASALDAAVRAGKALYVGISSYDAEHTRRMAALLRELGTPLLIHQPSYSMLNRWIETEGLLDAAAEVGAGVIGFTALAQGLLTGRYLHGIPEGSRATQGKSLDPGSIDEALLSRLRALDEVAQARGQNLAQLALAWALRDPRVTSLVIGASSVRQLEQNVAALGNLAFTDDELALIDKILDADLSSVDLWAGARQGKVT
- a CDS encoding TetR/AcrR family transcriptional regulator; its protein translation is MKERDDILRAAAEFLGRRPNATQDEIAKAAGVSRATLHRHFAGRAALFAALEQLAVEQMRQALHTARLAEGPAADALGRLVAASQAASAYLALMYSQSQEYDPEHPHEAWAEIDEQIAALFRRGQEAGEFRLDLGPAWLADAFYSLAAGAAWSVQTGRAAARDFSHMITTLLLHGAMRRGERPE